Proteins found in one Arachis stenosperma cultivar V10309 chromosome 8, arast.V10309.gnm1.PFL2, whole genome shotgun sequence genomic segment:
- the LOC130944749 gene encoding polypyrimidine tract-binding protein homolog 2 translates to MASVSSQPQFRYTQPPSKVLHLRNLPWECTEEELVELGKPFGKVVNTKCNVGANRNQAFIEFADLNQAIAMISYYASSSEPAQVRGKTVYLQYSNRQEIVNNKTAADVPGNVLLVTIEGADARLVSIDVLHLVFSAFGFVHKITTFEKTAGFQALVQFSDAETATSAKDALDGRIIPRYLLPENVGPCTLRITYSGHSDLSVKFQSHRSRDYTNPYLPVAQSAMEGSGQAVVGLDGKRIETESNVLLASIENMQYAVTLDVLHMVFSAFGPVQKIAMFDKNGGLQALIQYPDIQTAVVAKEALEGHCIYDGGFCKLHISYSRHTDLSIKVNNDRSRDYTIPNTPVVNPQPSLLGQHPVPMVGAPSQQYNGAPPPAQYTPISEQTMLPPSQAAWGAAPQAGPQSMPQSMPQSMPMQMHNNAYMPPPGSMPPQVAPGMHYPTHSMQSTPTLPTYGSDRIQ, encoded by the exons ATGGCATCGGTGTCTAGTCAGCCGCAGTTCCGTTACACTCAGCCGCCGTCAAAGGTGCTTCATTTGAGAAACTTGCCATGGGAGTGCACAGAGGAGGAACTTGTTGAACTTGGAAAGCCATTTGGGAAGGTTGTGAACACAAAATGCAACGTAGGAGCAAATCGAAATCAAGCGTTCATTGAATTT GCAGATTTAAATCAAGCTATTGCAATGATATCATACTATGCGTCATCTTCGGAGCCGGCTCAAGTACGGGGGAAAACTGTATATCTGCAATATTCAAATAGGCAAGAAATAGTGAATAACAAAACCGCTGCAGATGTTCCTGGGAATGTATTGTTGGTGACAATTGAGGGTGCGGATGCACGCCTAGTCAGCATTGATGTTTTGCACTTG GTATTTTCAGCCTTTGGGTTTGTGCATAAGATTACTACTTTTGAGAAGACAGCAGGATTCCAG GCCCTGGTGCAATTCTCAGATGCAGAGACTGCCACATCTGCTAAGGATGCTTTGGATGGAAGAATAATTCCTAG gTATCTGCTCCCTGAGAATGTGGGGCCATGTACCCTTAGGATTACTTATTCTGGACATTCAGATCTAAGTGTTAAGTTTCAGAGCCATAGGAGCAG AGACTACACAAATCCTTACCTTCCTGTTGCTCAGTCAGCTATGGAGGGAAGTGGTCAG GCCGTGGTAGGTTTGGATGGGAAAAGAATAGAGACTGAGAGCAATGTTCTTCTTGCATCTATTGAGAATATGCAATATGCTGTGACATTGGATGTCTTACACATG GTTTTCTCTGCTTTTGGTCCTGTTCAAAAGATTGCAATGTTTGATAAGAATGGTGGTTTACAAGCTCTGATTCAATATCCAG ATATACAGACAGCTGTTGTGGCCAAGGAAGCTTTGGAAGGACACTGCATATATGATGGAGGGTTTTGCAAGCTTCACATATCATACTCGCGTCATACTGATCTTAGTATAAAG GTCAACAATGACAGGAGTAGGGATTATACCATTCCCAATACACCAGTGGTGAACCCCCAGCCGTCACTCTTAGGGCAACATCCTGTTCCCATGGTTGGTGCCCCTAGTCAACAGTACAATGGGGCTCCACCTCCGGCTCAGTATACTCCAATTTCCGAGCAGACTATGCTGCCCCCATCTCAGGCTGCTTGGGGGGCAGCGCCGCAGGCAGGACCTCAGTCTATGCCACAGTCCATGCCGCAGTCTATGCCAATGCAAATGCATAACAATGCTTACATGCCACCACCTGGATCTATGCCACCACAAGTGGCTCCTGGAATGCACTATCCAACTCACAGCATGCAATCGACGCCGACATTGCCCACATATGGATCTGATCGCATACAATAG